A single Thermosynechococcus vestitus BP-1 DNA region contains:
- a CDS encoding DUF4327 family protein codes for MVQSLQYSIELVKDEARRLVAKGVVSRQQPIYTLCQFVPLREWPLIEAELERCDFMLRDRIGDLIGRECWDND; via the coding sequence ATGGTTCAATCCCTTCAATACTCTATTGAACTCGTCAAAGATGAAGCCCGACGACTGGTGGCCAAAGGTGTGGTGAGTCGGCAGCAGCCCATCTACACCCTCTGCCAGTTTGTACCCCTTCGGGAGTGGCCCCTCATTGAGGCAGAGTTAGAGCGCTGTGATTTTATGCTGCGCGATCGCATTGGTGACCTCATTGGTCGTGAGTGCTGGGACAACGACTAA
- a CDS encoding bifunctional pantoate--beta-alanine ligase/(d)CMP kinase: protein MGTFHRLTTTAGLQTALGTFSPATTVGFVPTMGALHGGHAALIRRARQECDVVVVSIFVNPLQFGPQEDLERYPRALEADTALCQQLGVDLLFVPSVAELYPTGMKHLTVVEPPRELTEHLCGRSRPGHFRGVATIVLKLLHLVQPDRAYFGQKDAQQLAIIRRCVADLNLDVEIIGCPIVRDADGLALSSRNQYLSAEERATALALSQSLEVAQAAFRQGCWDASLLLAQVQDHLRQFPQLRLDYAELVHPQTLVPLERIETVGLLAIAGWVGQTRLIDNCLLDRRRPILAVDGPAGAGKSTVTRLAAQALGLRYLDTGAMYRAVTWWCLENNLDLHDEPAIVEAIAHCRLHLESPDPHQPTRVWINDREVSQAIRSLEVTQRVSQIAALRGVRRLMVQQQRAIGAHGGIAAEGRDIGTHVFPEAGLKIFLTASPEERAQRRWQELQQQGHCDLSYEELLAQITARDTADQQRPYAPFRKAADAIEVCTDNLGIDEVVSKIVHLYRSRFPQP, encoded by the coding sequence ATGGGTACGTTTCACCGTTTAACCACCACGGCGGGTTTACAGACTGCCCTTGGCACATTCTCTCCCGCGACCACCGTTGGTTTTGTGCCGACAATGGGGGCACTCCATGGGGGGCATGCTGCCTTGATTCGGCGAGCACGGCAAGAGTGTGATGTGGTTGTTGTCAGTATTTTTGTCAACCCACTGCAGTTTGGTCCCCAAGAGGACCTGGAGCGCTATCCCCGTGCCCTGGAGGCCGATACAGCCCTCTGTCAGCAGTTAGGGGTGGATCTGCTCTTTGTGCCTAGTGTGGCTGAGCTTTACCCGACGGGGATGAAGCACTTGACCGTGGTGGAGCCGCCAAGGGAGCTAACGGAACACCTCTGTGGGCGATCGCGCCCCGGCCATTTTCGCGGGGTAGCAACAATTGTGCTGAAGCTGTTGCATCTGGTACAGCCCGATCGCGCCTATTTTGGGCAAAAGGATGCCCAGCAGTTAGCCATTATTCGCCGCTGTGTAGCGGACTTGAATCTGGACGTGGAGATCATTGGCTGTCCCATCGTCCGCGATGCCGACGGCCTTGCCCTGAGTTCCCGCAATCAATACCTGAGTGCCGAGGAGCGCGCCACTGCCCTTGCCTTAAGCCAAAGCCTGGAGGTGGCTCAGGCTGCATTCCGTCAGGGCTGCTGGGACGCGAGTCTTCTGCTGGCCCAAGTTCAAGATCATCTGCGCCAGTTTCCCCAGTTGCGCCTCGACTATGCCGAATTGGTGCATCCCCAGACCCTTGTGCCCTTGGAACGCATTGAGACCGTGGGGCTATTGGCGATCGCGGGCTGGGTGGGGCAAACGCGCCTCATTGACAATTGTCTACTGGATCGCCGCCGGCCGATTTTGGCCGTGGATGGCCCTGCCGGTGCCGGGAAGTCAACCGTGACGCGACTAGCTGCCCAAGCCCTAGGGTTGCGGTACCTTGACACCGGTGCCATGTATCGGGCGGTAACTTGGTGGTGCTTGGAAAATAATCTTGATCTCCACGATGAGCCAGCAATTGTAGAGGCGATCGCCCATTGTCGGTTGCATCTTGAGAGCCCTGATCCCCATCAACCAACGCGAGTGTGGATCAACGATCGCGAAGTTAGCCAAGCGATTCGCTCCCTAGAGGTAACGCAGCGGGTGTCCCAAATTGCTGCCCTGCGGGGTGTGCGGCGGCTAATGGTACAACAACAGCGGGCGATCGGAGCCCATGGGGGCATCGCTGCTGAAGGTCGTGATATTGGCACCCATGTCTTCCCAGAGGCGGGCTTGAAAATTTTCCTAACCGCCTCCCCCGAAGAGCGGGCCCAGCGCCGCTGGCAGGAATTACAACAGCAGGGGCACTGCGATCTCTCCTATGAAGAATTGCTCGCTCAGATTACCGCTCGCGACACAGCGGATCAGCAACGCCCCTACGCCCCCTTCCGTAAAGCAGCCGATGCCATAGAAGTCTGTACTGACAACTTGGGGATCGATGAGGTAGTGAGTAAAATTGTCCATCTCTACCGCAGCCGCTTTCCTCAACCTTGA
- the clpB gene encoding ATP-dependent chaperone ClpB — MQPTDPTKFTDKAWEAIVKSQDVAREYRSQYLETEHVMIALLREEGLGQVILERSDIDTEWVLKRLMDFARQQPRVPAGSELYCGRSLDALLDEANRLRQEEEDQFISIEHLLLAFVGDRRIGQRLFRALNCDRQQLAATVKAIRGAQKVLDQNPENKYAALEKYGRDLTEAARQGKLDPVIGRDEEIRRVIQVLSRRTKNNPVLIGEPGVGKTAIAEGLAQRIINGDVPESLKNRRLISLDLGSLVAGAKFRGDFEDRLKAVLHEVTHSEGQIVLFIDELHTVVGAGANQNSSMDASNLLKPMLARGELRCIGATTLDEYRKYIEKDAALERRFQQVYIGQPSVEDTISILRGLKDRYEIHHNVKITDSALVAAAMLSDRYISDRYLPDKAIDLVDEAAAKLKMEITTKPAELEALERRLRQLEMERLSLKQEESLPLSQAPLQATRDRLQRIEAEIAQLQPRQQAMQARWQAEKELLERINSLKEEEDQVKLQIEQAERDYNLNKAAQLKYGRLETLQRELEATEAQLLELQAAGGTFLRDQVTEADIAEIVAKWTGIPLQKLMASERQKLLQLEQVLHQRVIGQSDAVAAVAAAIRRARAGMKDPARPIGSFLFMGPTGVGKTELARALAEALFDDENALVRIDMSEYMEKHAVSRMIGAPPGYVGFDSGGQLTEAIRRRPYAVVLFDEVEKAHPEVFNVLLQVLDDGRITDSQGRTVDFRNTVIIMTSNLGSEHILDLAADDSRYEEMRQRVLQSAQKYFRPEFLNRIDDVILFHGLGRTELAQIAQIQLRRVEKLLADQKIHLRLTPAALDHLVAVGFDPVYGARPLKRAIQRELENPLAVKLLEEVFTPGDTILVDLVGSELTFRAVSPAGTGDRDTVSAS; from the coding sequence ATGCAACCAACGGATCCAACAAAGTTTACTGATAAAGCGTGGGAAGCGATTGTTAAGTCCCAAGATGTGGCCCGGGAATACCGCAGCCAATATCTGGAAACAGAGCACGTCATGATTGCCTTACTGCGGGAAGAGGGACTTGGTCAAGTGATTCTTGAGCGGTCGGATATTGACACCGAATGGGTGCTCAAGCGACTGATGGATTTTGCTAGGCAACAGCCCCGCGTTCCCGCAGGCAGCGAACTCTACTGTGGTCGTAGTTTGGATGCGCTCCTTGATGAGGCCAATCGCCTCCGCCAAGAGGAAGAAGATCAATTCATTTCCATTGAGCATCTTTTACTGGCTTTTGTGGGCGATCGCCGCATTGGTCAACGTCTTTTCCGTGCCCTAAATTGCGATCGCCAACAGTTGGCTGCCACCGTCAAAGCCATTCGCGGTGCCCAAAAGGTTTTAGATCAAAACCCCGAAAATAAATACGCTGCCCTTGAAAAGTACGGTCGTGATCTCACCGAAGCGGCCCGCCAAGGCAAACTGGATCCGGTCATTGGCCGTGATGAAGAAATTCGCCGCGTTATTCAAGTTCTCTCCCGCCGCACAAAAAATAATCCAGTTCTCATTGGTGAACCGGGCGTTGGTAAAACCGCCATTGCTGAAGGTCTGGCTCAACGGATTATCAACGGCGATGTACCAGAATCCCTAAAAAATCGGCGGTTGATTTCCCTGGACCTGGGGAGTTTGGTGGCGGGGGCCAAGTTTCGCGGTGACTTTGAAGATCGCCTCAAGGCTGTTCTCCACGAAGTCACCCATTCCGAAGGTCAAATTGTTCTCTTTATTGATGAACTGCACACGGTTGTTGGCGCCGGTGCGAATCAAAACTCGTCGATGGATGCCAGCAACCTCCTCAAACCGATGTTGGCGCGGGGAGAGCTGCGCTGCATTGGCGCCACCACCCTAGATGAATATCGCAAATATATTGAGAAAGATGCTGCCTTAGAACGCCGCTTTCAGCAGGTGTATATTGGCCAGCCCAGTGTGGAGGATACGATTTCAATTCTGCGCGGCCTCAAGGATCGCTACGAAATTCACCACAACGTTAAAATTACCGATTCGGCATTGGTGGCCGCAGCAATGCTTTCAGATCGCTATATTAGCGATCGCTACCTCCCCGATAAGGCCATTGACCTCGTCGATGAGGCAGCCGCCAAGCTCAAAATGGAAATTACCACCAAGCCCGCTGAACTGGAGGCCCTTGAGCGGCGCCTGCGGCAACTGGAAATGGAAAGACTGTCCCTCAAACAGGAGGAGAGCCTGCCCCTCAGCCAGGCGCCACTACAGGCCACTCGCGATCGCCTGCAGCGCATCGAAGCGGAAATCGCCCAACTGCAACCGCGACAACAGGCCATGCAGGCCCGCTGGCAAGCAGAAAAAGAACTCCTGGAGCGCATCAACAGCCTCAAGGAAGAAGAAGACCAAGTGAAGTTGCAAATTGAGCAAGCAGAGCGGGACTACAACCTCAACAAAGCCGCGCAACTCAAATATGGTCGTTTAGAAACCCTCCAACGGGAACTGGAGGCCACTGAAGCACAACTTTTAGAACTTCAGGCCGCAGGGGGCACCTTTTTGCGCGATCAAGTCACCGAAGCTGACATTGCCGAAATTGTTGCCAAGTGGACAGGAATTCCCCTGCAAAAACTCATGGCCTCAGAACGCCAAAAACTCCTGCAGTTGGAACAAGTCCTCCATCAGCGGGTGATTGGTCAAAGCGATGCCGTGGCTGCCGTCGCTGCTGCCATCCGCCGCGCGCGAGCTGGCATGAAAGACCCTGCCCGTCCCATTGGTTCATTCCTCTTTATGGGACCCACAGGCGTGGGCAAAACCGAACTGGCCCGTGCCCTTGCCGAAGCCCTCTTTGATGATGAAAATGCCTTGGTGCGCATTGATATGTCGGAGTACATGGAAAAACATGCCGTCTCCCGCATGATTGGCGCACCGCCGGGATATGTTGGCTTTGACAGTGGCGGTCAACTCACCGAAGCCATCCGCCGTCGTCCCTATGCCGTGGTTCTGTTTGATGAGGTCGAAAAAGCCCATCCCGAAGTCTTTAATGTGCTCTTGCAGGTGCTGGATGATGGCCGCATTACCGATTCCCAAGGGCGGACGGTGGACTTCCGCAACACCGTGATCATTATGACCAGTAACCTGGGCAGTGAGCATATCTTAGATTTGGCGGCGGATGACAGCCGCTATGAGGAAATGCGCCAACGGGTGCTCCAAAGTGCCCAAAAGTATTTTCGCCCCGAATTTCTCAACCGCATTGATGACGTGATTCTCTTCCACGGGCTAGGGCGGACTGAACTGGCTCAGATTGCTCAAATTCAACTGCGACGCGTGGAAAAACTCCTTGCAGATCAAAAAATTCACCTGCGCCTTACCCCAGCAGCGCTAGATCATTTAGTGGCGGTGGGCTTTGATCCAGTCTATGGGGCACGTCCTCTAAAGCGCGCGATTCAACGGGAATTGGAGAACCCCCTCGCCGTGAAGCTTCTTGAGGAGGTCTTTACCCCCGGCGATACGATTTTGGTAGATTTGGTGGGTAGTGAGTTGACCTTTAGGGCAGTGAGCCCTGCAGGGACAGGCGATCGCGACACCGTCAGCGCCTCCTGA
- a CDS encoding M20 metallopeptidase family protein — MAFHLPQVSCQLRPEVAALQPELVQWRRYLHQRPELGFQEHLTAAFVSEKLRQWGIQHRTGIAETGIVAVIPGSRPGPVLAIRADMDALPVQEENNKPYRSLHEGKMHACGHDGHTAIALGTAKYLATHRDFAGMVKIIFQPAEEGPGGAKPMIEAGVLDAPKVDGIIGLHLWNFLPVGTVGVRSGPLMAAAEFFECEVQGKGGHAALPHFTVDTVLVVAQIITALHTIVSRNVDPLETAVISVGAVHAGTAKNVIADTATFRGTVRYFKPELGDWLPQRIEQVIAGICQSQGATYRFHYERMYPPTVNDAKMAKLVRSVAESVVEVPAGVTSHCQTMAAEDMSFFLKAVPGCYFFLGSANGTLGLDFPHHHPRFDFDETVLSIGVELFIRCVEKYCGLVET, encoded by the coding sequence ATGGCTTTCCATCTTCCCCAAGTGAGCTGCCAACTGCGTCCAGAGGTGGCGGCCCTACAACCCGAACTTGTGCAGTGGCGACGCTATTTGCACCAGCGACCGGAACTGGGCTTTCAGGAACACCTCACGGCGGCCTTTGTCAGTGAAAAACTGCGGCAATGGGGCATTCAACATCGCACGGGCATTGCGGAAACGGGGATTGTGGCGGTGATTCCAGGATCGCGACCGGGACCCGTTCTGGCAATTCGCGCTGATATGGATGCGTTGCCAGTGCAGGAGGAAAACAATAAGCCCTATCGCTCTCTCCATGAGGGAAAAATGCACGCCTGCGGGCACGATGGTCACACGGCGATCGCCCTGGGTACCGCGAAATATCTTGCGACTCACCGCGATTTTGCTGGCATGGTCAAAATCATCTTTCAGCCGGCTGAAGAAGGTCCCGGGGGTGCCAAACCAATGATTGAAGCGGGGGTGCTCGATGCCCCAAAAGTGGATGGCATTATTGGCCTGCACCTGTGGAATTTTCTGCCCGTTGGTACGGTGGGGGTGCGCAGTGGGCCGTTGATGGCGGCAGCAGAATTCTTTGAGTGTGAAGTCCAGGGCAAGGGAGGACACGCGGCTTTACCCCACTTTACGGTGGATACTGTCCTCGTTGTTGCTCAAATCATTACCGCACTGCACACCATCGTCTCCCGCAACGTGGATCCCCTAGAAACTGCGGTCATCTCCGTGGGGGCAGTGCATGCGGGCACTGCAAAGAACGTCATTGCCGATACGGCAACGTTTCGGGGAACAGTGCGATACTTTAAGCCAGAGTTGGGGGACTGGCTACCTCAGCGCATTGAACAGGTGATTGCGGGTATCTGCCAGAGTCAGGGTGCCACCTATCGTTTTCACTACGAGCGGATGTATCCCCCCACGGTCAACGATGCCAAAATGGCGAAACTGGTGCGCTCTGTTGCGGAATCGGTCGTCGAGGTGCCGGCTGGCGTCACGTCCCATTGTCAGACGATGGCAGCGGAGGATATGTCATTTTTTCTAAAGGCTGTTCCAGGCTGCTACTTCTTTTTGGGGTCAGCCAATGGCACACTGGGGTTAGATTTTCCCCACCACCATCCCCGCTTTGACTTTGACGAAACTGTCTTAAGTATTGGGGTTGAGCTGTTTATCCGCTGTGTGGAGAAATACTGTGGTCTAGTGGAGACATAA
- a CDS encoding ParA family protein translates to MKVISIYHNKGGVGKTTVTVHLAATFPCHGQQVLVSDTIRLLWRLTLSRECRSTRF, encoded by the coding sequence ATGAAAGTGATTAGCATCTATCACAACAAAGGTGGCGTCGGGAAAACCACTGTCACTGTTCACTTGGCGGCCACCTTTCCCTGTCATGGGCAGCAGGTTTTAGTCAGCGATACAATCAGGCTCCTATGGAGGTTAACCCTTAGTCGAGAATGTCGATCAACCCGGTTTTGA
- a CDS encoding response regulator transcription factor: MSLTVLIADDDPGIRLSVSRFLESEGYCCLMAGDGAQALEMIHHYQPHLLITDIAMPNMNGYELVRQIRQHPSLRLLPVIYLTARTELEERIRAYRTGGDVYLAKPFDLNELAAVVRNLLDRAQLVQMEWQQRQHAPKGQRVRVDLTQREKDVLALLVAGLSNAQIGDRLHLSARTIEKHVSSLFQKTAVHNRAELVRLAIEQGLVEPQTSSQP; the protein is encoded by the coding sequence ATGTCCCTCACGGTACTCATTGCCGACGATGATCCCGGCATTCGCCTCTCGGTGAGTCGCTTTTTGGAATCCGAAGGATACTGTTGCCTGATGGCGGGAGATGGTGCCCAAGCCTTGGAAATGATCCACCACTATCAGCCTCACCTCCTGATTACGGATATTGCCATGCCCAATATGAATGGCTATGAATTGGTGCGGCAGATCCGGCAGCATCCCTCGTTACGCTTACTGCCAGTGATTTACCTAACGGCGCGCACAGAACTGGAGGAGCGAATTCGGGCCTATCGTACCGGGGGCGATGTCTATCTTGCCAAGCCCTTTGACCTCAATGAGTTAGCAGCGGTGGTGCGCAACCTACTTGATCGGGCACAACTGGTACAAATGGAGTGGCAGCAGCGACAGCATGCCCCCAAAGGCCAACGGGTTAGAGTTGATCTGACGCAGCGGGAAAAGGACGTTTTGGCTTTGCTGGTGGCGGGACTCTCCAATGCCCAGATTGGCGATCGCCTGCACTTGAGCGCGCGAACGATTGAAAAGCACGTCAGTAGCCTTTTTCAAAAAACAGCAGTTCACAATCGGGCTGAGCTGGTGCGACTGGCAATTGAACAGGGCTTGGTGGAGCCACAAACCAGTTCCCAACCTTGA